In Geobacter sp., a single window of DNA contains:
- a CDS encoding MBL fold metallo-hydrolase translates to MKLVILGSGTSTGIPMVGCHCPVCTSDDPRDKRTRPSLLIEQNGRYIVVDTATDLRQQAIREDIPRIDAVLFTHSHSDHVNGIDDLRGFHFIHRQIIPCYGDAYTITAISSRFPYIFKGMEVEGYSPLMDPHVITQPFELFGCQVTPVPLLHGPYPTTGYRFNDAAYLTDCSAIPASSYPLLAGLEVLIIDALRYSPHENHFNVASALEVVAELRPRQAFFTHLTHEVAHRDGSRLPSGVSFAFDGMIVDLD, encoded by the coding sequence ATGAAACTGGTCATCCTGGGAAGCGGCACCTCCACCGGCATCCCGATGGTCGGCTGTCACTGCCCGGTCTGCACCTCAGACGATCCCCGCGACAAACGTACCCGTCCGTCTCTCCTCATAGAGCAGAACGGCAGGTATATCGTCGTCGACACCGCCACCGACCTCCGGCAGCAGGCAATTCGCGAAGACATCCCCCGGATCGATGCGGTCCTGTTCACCCACTCCCACTCGGACCATGTCAACGGCATCGACGACCTGCGCGGATTCCATTTCATCCACCGCCAGATAATCCCCTGCTATGGCGACGCCTACACCATCACGGCCATCTCCAGCCGTTTCCCCTACATTTTCAAGGGGATGGAGGTTGAAGGCTACTCACCCTTGATGGACCCTCACGTCATCACCCAGCCGTTCGAGCTGTTCGGCTGCCAGGTCACTCCCGTCCCGCTCCTGCACGGCCCCTACCCCACCACCGGCTACCGCTTCAACGATGCCGCCTATCTCACCGACTGCAGCGCAATCCCCGCCTCCTCCTATCCGCTCCTGGCCGGTCTGGAGGTTTTGATCATCGACGCCCTCCGGTACTCACCCCATGAGAACCACTTCAATGTCGCCAGCGCACTCGAAGTCGTGGCAGAGCTCCGCCCCAGGCAGGCCTTCTTCACCCATCTGACCCATGAAGTGGCTCACCGCGACGGTTCACGTCTCCCCTCCGGCGTTTCTTTCGCCTTTGACGGCATGATTGTTGACCTCGACTGA
- a CDS encoding amino acid dehydrogenase produces MNPAAKTAKQEQAANRRWLREQMNPYFFVSMKDEQSALSILERELASLRINQRLILADREKSLILAVRNRPGSLYDTVTLREVQEREISFAMFAHSEGPMPGVGESLEIQRFEFDRKSNEEILAGRDVIVPAPIRRATRAELHKSYPDFDRKDFDRLLRLLWLNNERYVLTAPAIRMAQVLNLFQKGNQSGGLFFDMERMEEEDLSRIHFAVGNPPQKDFLIQVMEVFKRLGLGVTRAYCLTISNGIHPYFLGTFYVRHLDGGTLEKGTDVYCQLQEELYNTQILATRSHTYREYVTSGTMSGQEASLINAFIAFCHTNLAHNQPERFGLDDVRSAFYAHPEIALQLIKLLKARFDPEIADRETVYREVLAATRLEVEEYNTGHRHLDEVRRTIFRCCLIFIQYTLKTNAFILDKQALAFRLDPAYLAELGHDFTDDLPPSTPFRITYFFSRFGFGYHIGFSDIARGGWRTVIARTPDDFLINTNTLFRENFVLAHTQHLKNKDIYEGGSKLVTILDVSDLMRERERERELETLRLFKLQYGIINAFLDIFVTEQGVAKHPGIVDYYREDEPIELGPDENMHDAMIEAIAHLSRRRGYLLGIGIMSSKKVGINHKEYGVTSTGVVKFAEITMAELGIDIRTDSFSVKFTGGTNGDVAGNAMRIMLERCPQVRISLILDGMAAVHDPLGADRAELQRILLRQDLDAFDPGKLHPGGVMLFRTGSRTEGLRELFRKVVMTSDGIREEWISVDEFHREFDDLVFTVQADLFIPAGGRPETIDRENWERFLLASGEPSARAIVEGANSFITPEARIQLQKNGVIIMRDASANKCGVISSSYEIIANLLLSPEEFMSNKERYVRDVLEILEKRAEDEARLILARRRTQPELLCTEISDALSTEINGAYAQLFRFFQNRPHLCLQPLFRRAILSHLPRILREEPRYRRRIGKLPPKYLFAILAAEIGSSMVYQGDREANFEETIRLHLAKNFPAV; encoded by the coding sequence ATGAATCCGGCAGCGAAAACCGCGAAACAGGAACAGGCAGCCAACCGCCGCTGGCTGCGGGAACAGATGAATCCCTACTTTTTCGTCTCCATGAAGGACGAGCAGAGCGCCTTGTCCATCCTGGAACGGGAACTGGCAAGCCTGCGCATCAACCAGCGGCTGATACTGGCAGATCGTGAAAAGAGTCTGATCCTGGCGGTGCGCAACCGGCCCGGGTCGCTGTACGACACCGTGACGCTGCGCGAGGTGCAGGAGCGCGAGATCTCCTTCGCCATGTTCGCCCACTCCGAAGGCCCCATGCCCGGCGTCGGCGAATCTTTGGAGATCCAGCGCTTCGAGTTCGACCGGAAAAGCAACGAGGAGATCCTTGCCGGCAGAGATGTTATCGTTCCTGCACCCATTCGCCGCGCAACCCGCGCCGAGCTGCACAAAAGCTACCCCGACTTCGACCGGAAGGATTTCGATCGGCTCCTGCGGCTCCTCTGGCTGAACAACGAGCGCTACGTCCTGACCGCGCCTGCCATACGCATGGCCCAGGTTCTCAATCTCTTCCAGAAAGGGAACCAGAGCGGCGGTCTCTTTTTCGATATGGAGCGGATGGAAGAGGAGGACCTGTCGCGCATCCACTTTGCCGTGGGCAACCCTCCCCAGAAGGATTTCCTGATCCAGGTAATGGAGGTCTTCAAACGCCTCGGCCTGGGAGTTACCCGGGCCTACTGTCTCACCATCTCCAACGGCATCCACCCCTACTTCCTCGGCACCTTCTATGTGCGGCACCTGGACGGCGGCACCCTGGAAAAAGGGACCGACGTCTACTGCCAACTCCAGGAGGAGCTGTACAACACGCAGATACTGGCGACACGGTCGCATACCTACCGCGAATACGTCACCAGCGGCACCATGAGCGGGCAGGAAGCGTCGCTGATAAACGCCTTCATTGCCTTCTGCCACACCAACCTCGCCCACAACCAGCCTGAACGCTTCGGCCTCGACGATGTCAGGAGCGCCTTTTACGCCCATCCGGAGATCGCCCTGCAGCTGATCAAGCTGCTCAAGGCCCGCTTCGACCCGGAGATCGCCGACCGCGAGACAGTCTACCGGGAAGTGCTCGCCGCCACCCGGCTTGAGGTGGAGGAATACAACACCGGCCATCGCCACCTGGACGAGGTACGTCGCACCATCTTCCGCTGCTGCCTGATCTTCATCCAGTACACCCTGAAAACCAACGCCTTCATCCTGGACAAACAGGCGCTGGCCTTCCGCCTCGACCCGGCCTACCTGGCGGAACTGGGCCATGATTTCACCGACGACCTGCCACCGTCCACGCCGTTCAGGATCACCTATTTCTTCAGCCGCTTCGGCTTCGGCTACCATATCGGCTTTTCCGACATCGCCCGCGGCGGCTGGCGTACCGTCATCGCCCGCACCCCCGATGACTTCCTCATCAACACCAACACATTGTTCCGCGAAAATTTCGTTCTGGCCCACACCCAGCACCTGAAAAACAAGGACATCTACGAAGGGGGCTCCAAGCTGGTGACGATCCTGGACGTTTCCGACCTGATGCGAGAACGGGAACGCGAACGGGAGCTGGAAACGCTGCGGCTGTTCAAGCTGCAGTACGGTATCATCAACGCCTTCCTCGACATCTTCGTTACCGAACAGGGGGTGGCGAAACATCCGGGGATCGTGGACTACTACCGCGAAGACGAGCCAATCGAGCTGGGTCCGGACGAGAACATGCACGATGCCATGATCGAGGCGATCGCCCATCTCTCCCGGCGCCGGGGCTACCTCCTCGGCATCGGCATCATGTCCAGCAAGAAGGTGGGGATCAATCACAAGGAGTACGGCGTCACCTCCACCGGCGTGGTGAAGTTCGCCGAGATAACCATGGCGGAACTCGGCATCGACATCCGCACCGATTCCTTCAGCGTCAAGTTCACCGGGGGGACCAACGGCGACGTGGCGGGCAATGCCATGCGCATCATGCTCGAACGCTGCCCGCAGGTCCGGATCAGCCTGATTCTGGACGGCATGGCGGCAGTACACGACCCACTCGGTGCCGATCGGGCCGAACTGCAGCGCATCCTCCTCCGCCAGGACCTGGACGCCTTCGATCCCGGCAAACTGCACCCCGGCGGGGTCATGCTCTTCCGCACCGGCAGCCGCACGGAAGGCCTGCGGGAGCTCTTCCGCAAGGTAGTGATGACCTCCGACGGAATCCGGGAGGAGTGGATCTCCGTGGACGAGTTCCACCGGGAATTCGACGACCTGGTCTTTACGGTGCAGGCTGACCTGTTCATCCCTGCCGGCGGCCGACCCGAGACCATCGACCGGGAAAACTGGGAACGTTTCCTCCTGGCATCCGGGGAGCCTTCGGCACGGGCCATCGTGGAGGGGGCAAACTCCTTCATCACGCCGGAGGCCCGGATCCAGCTGCAGAAAAACGGGGTCATCATCATGCGTGATGCCTCAGCCAACAAGTGCGGCGTCATCTCCTCATCGTACGAGATCATCGCCAACCTGCTCCTCTCTCCCGAGGAGTTCATGTCAAACAAGGAACGGTACGTCCGGGATGTCCTGGAAATCCTGGAAAAGCGGGCCGAGGACGAGGCACGACTCATCCTGGCGCGCCGGCGCACCCAGCCGGAACTCCTCTGCACCGAGATCTCCGACGCGCTCAGCACCGAGATCAACGGCGCCTATGCCCAGCTGTTCCGCTTCTTCCAGAACCGTCCGCACCTTTGCCTGCAGCCCCTCTTCCGCCGCGCCATCCTGAGCCACCTGCCGCGCATCCTGCGGGAAGAGCCGCGCTATCGCAGACGGATCGGGAAGCTCCCTCCCAAATACCTCTTTGCCATCCTGGCTGCCGAAATCGGCTCATCCATGGTCTACCAGGGTGACCGGGAGGCGAACTTCGAGGAGACCATCCGCCTGCATCTGGCAAAGAACTTCCCGGCCGTCTGA
- a CDS encoding homoserine O-acetyltransferase, with the protein MSVGIVQPQSVTFDTELRLESGRILGPITLVFETYGQLNADRSNAILVTHAWTGSAHLAGRHSEEETRPGWWDEIVGPGRLLDTDRYCVICINVIGSCYGSTGPTSTNPRTGKRYNLSFPVITVRDMVRAQLLLIDHLGIERLVTVLGGSMGGMQALEWATQFPDRLASAVVLATSPRPSAQAIALNAVARWAIFNDPTWKKGEYRKNPKDGLALARGVGHITFLSDESMTAKFGRRFSARDGLFDFFGQFEVERYLTYNGYNFVDRFDANSFLYLAKALDLYDVAWGCESLEEAFQPVRVPIQFFAFTSDWLYPPAQTEEMVAALQSLGKPAEYHLITSSYGHDAFLLEHQTFAPLVREFLRKVAPEP; encoded by the coding sequence ATGTCGGTCGGCATCGTCCAGCCACAATCCGTAACCTTCGACACCGAGCTCCGTCTTGAAAGCGGACGTATCCTCGGACCGATCACGCTCGTCTTTGAAACCTATGGCCAACTCAACGCCGACCGCTCCAACGCCATCCTGGTGACGCACGCCTGGACCGGCAGCGCCCATCTTGCCGGCCGCCACAGCGAGGAAGAGACCAGGCCCGGCTGGTGGGACGAGATCGTCGGTCCGGGCCGCCTTTTGGACACCGACCGCTACTGCGTCATCTGCATCAACGTCATCGGCTCCTGTTACGGCTCGACCGGCCCGACGTCGACCAATCCCCGGACCGGCAAGCGCTATAACCTCAGCTTCCCGGTCATTACCGTGCGCGACATGGTTCGGGCCCAGCTGCTCCTCATCGACCATCTCGGCATTGAGCGGCTGGTAACGGTGCTCGGCGGCAGCATGGGGGGAATGCAGGCCCTGGAATGGGCCACCCAGTTCCCGGACCGGCTTGCCTCGGCAGTGGTGCTCGCCACCTCCCCCCGCCCTTCCGCCCAGGCCATCGCCCTCAACGCCGTGGCCCGCTGGGCCATCTTCAACGACCCGACCTGGAAGAAGGGGGAGTATCGCAAGAACCCCAAGGATGGCCTGGCACTCGCCCGCGGTGTCGGCCATATCACCTTTTTGTCCGACGAATCCATGACCGCCAAATTCGGCCGCCGCTTCTCGGCCAGGGACGGCCTGTTCGACTTCTTCGGCCAGTTCGAGGTGGAGCGCTACCTCACCTACAACGGCTACAACTTTGTCGACCGCTTCGATGCCAATTCGTTCCTCTACCTGGCCAAGGCGCTGGACCTCTATGATGTGGCCTGGGGTTGCGAATCGTTGGAAGAGGCGTTCCAGCCGGTCCGGGTGCCGATCCAGTTCTTTGCCTTCACCTCGGACTGGCTCTACCCGCCGGCCCAGACCGAAGAGATGGTTGCCGCCCTGCAGAGCCTGGGCAAACCGGCTGAGTACCACCTGATCACCTCGTCCTATGGTCACGATGCCTTCCTGCTGGAGCACCAGACCTTTGCCCCGCTGGTGCGGGAGTTCCTCCGGAAGGTAGCCCCAGAACCGTAG